CGCCAGGATTCTACCGCCAACAGGCACGGAAGGTCGGACTGGCAGAATTGTCCTATGAATCGCATTCGGAACAGCTGACGGCACACTACACGCGCGTTCTGCAGGAACTGCAACATCGGGCAGCGGAAGTTCTGGCAGCAGGCATCAGCCAGGGCTACAGCGATCGCATGCAAAAGGGACTGCAGCATTGGATCGAAGGCGGTCGCAAGGGCTATCTGGCATGGGGAATCTTCCACTTCCGCAAGCCCTAAATCCATGTCGGTAGCGACACGTTCGGTTGAACTAGACGCGATCGCTTCACATCGGGGCGGTTGTGAAGCAACCTTTACGATGTAAGAAACTTGCTCGCCCCTTTTGTATGGGAAAAAACAGCAAGGCTAAGACAAAATGGAGCGGCGGGCTTATCCCGAAGCCAGTAGGCAAGCCCAAGCGCAGCGATTTCTAAAGCTTAAGCTTCTTTCTTCAAACATTTTCAAATATTCTCGCTGCTATCAATTGGGACTTAAGCGAACTAACGTCCTTCCAGATATCGTTCCAGCCAACTAATGACGCGATCGCCCAGACGAACTGAGTTGAGGCGATCGATCTCTCGGATGCCGGTCGGACTCGTAACGTTCACTTCGGTTAGGTAGCCGCCGATGACGTCCAGTCCGACGAAGTAAAGCCCGTCGGCCAGCAACTGCGGCGCGACGGCAGCAGCAATCTCGCGATCGCGATCGGTCATCTCCGCCCGCTCGACACTCCCGCCAACTGCCATATTGCCGCGAAAATCCTCCCCCGACGGCACGCGGTTGACCGCGCCAATCGGCTCGCCAGCCAGCAGAATGACGCGTTTGTCTCCTGACTTTGCCTCCGGCAAAAACTGCTGCACCATCACCGGCACTCGCCCCCGCCGCGTGCTCACTTCCACCATGGAATGGAAATTGCGATCGCCGTCTGCCAAAAACAAAATCCCCTCACCGCCTTTGCCATCCAGCGGCTTGAGCACGGCTTGGCCTTGCCCGGCCACGAAGCCCCGGATCGTTGCCTTATCTGCTGCCACGATGGTTGTCGGTACGACCTCGGGAAAGTTCAGCGCGTAAAGCTTTTCATTGGCTGCCTGCAACCCGCGCGGCGAATT
This region of Rubidibacter lacunae KORDI 51-2 genomic DNA includes:
- the gshB gene encoding glutathione synthase, translating into MKLAFVIDPIADLDPTHDTSVALMESAQAAGHEVWVTQMMDLSASGREARARLQPLRLTPVSLVEAHWVAAARWFDTGEAVARPLAEFDAIFVRTDPPVDATYLYGTQILDLLDPKHTLVVNSPRGLQAANEKLYALNFPEVVPTTIVAADKATIRGFVAGQGQAVLKPLDGKGGEGILFLADGDRNFHSMVEVSTRRGRVPVMVQQFLPEAKSGDKRVILLAGEPIGAVNRVPSGEDFRGNMAVGGSVERAEMTDRDREIAAAVAPQLLADGLYFVGLDVIGGYLTEVNVTSPTGIREIDRLNSVRLGDRVISWLERYLEGR